Proteins encoded by one window of Tunturibacter psychrotolerans:
- a CDS encoding L-threonylcarbamoyladenylate synthase, translating into MTAETLRIHPDEPEPALIDYVVSSLNNGNVVALPTDTFYGLAVDPVNLKAVDRIYDLKARARHKPLSLLIAEVAQAYELARQLDSAFDRLAEKFWPGPLTIVVKAGSKLPLRVTANTGNLALRVPEAAIPRAVVTRLGLPITATSANLAGHPECAYATGVREQLGDKIPLIVDGGPTARTTATTIVDLSGGGNSWMILREGAIPTHEIALALQH; encoded by the coding sequence TTGACCGCCGAAACACTCCGTATCCATCCCGACGAGCCCGAACCGGCGCTCATCGACTACGTCGTCTCCAGCCTCAACAACGGCAACGTCGTCGCGCTCCCCACCGACACCTTCTACGGCCTCGCCGTCGACCCCGTCAACCTCAAGGCCGTCGACCGCATCTACGACCTCAAGGCCCGCGCCCGCCACAAGCCCCTCTCGCTCCTCATCGCCGAGGTCGCCCAGGCCTACGAGCTCGCCCGCCAGCTCGACTCCGCCTTCGACCGCCTCGCCGAAAAATTCTGGCCCGGCCCTCTCACCATCGTCGTCAAAGCTGGCTCCAAACTCCCCCTCCGCGTCACCGCCAACACCGGCAACCTCGCCCTCCGCGTCCCCGAAGCCGCGATCCCGCGCGCCGTGGTCACTCGTCTCGGCTTGCCCATCACCGCTACCTCCGCCAACCTCGCCGGCCACCCCGAATGCGCCTACGCCACCGGCGTCCGCGAGCAGCTTGGCGACAAGATTCCCCTCATCGTCGACGGCGGCCCCACCGCCCGCACCACCGCCACCACCATCGTCGATCTCTCCGGCGGCGGCAACTCCTGGATGATCCTCCGCGAAGGCGCCATCCCCACCCACGAGATCGCCCTCGCCCTCCAGCACTAG
- a CDS encoding TrmH family RNA methyltransferase, with protein sequence MDSRTAKRAGDGRRRKIWEMQTPELVVSSRANARVKQLRAAFQGHARLSGGMVAIEGDHLLEEALRSGMVLKSVFVSERRAVPRIVPRGVEVLRVTDEVFGSVVETQSPQGVAALMVPPVRTLADLFDGSGMALILIAAGVQDPGNLGTLVRSAEAFGAGGVLTTAGTVSAWNQKALRASVGSVFRVPVVGVTAAEVAELKGRGVRLIAAVGAEDSGVIAAQEMDFISACAVMIGNEGSGLAAEWIEMCDARVTIPCPGPVESLNAAVAGSLLLYEASRQRTGGSGQDKKQKRNTGILRSAQDDDFQVGDGIDVEDGIKERAMTEATLKQVGE encoded by the coding sequence GTGGACTCAAGAACAGCGAAGCGGGCGGGAGACGGGCGACGGCGTAAGATTTGGGAGATGCAGACTCCGGAGTTGGTGGTTTCGAGCAGGGCGAATGCGCGGGTGAAGCAGCTGCGAGCGGCGTTTCAGGGCCATGCGCGGTTGAGTGGCGGGATGGTCGCGATTGAAGGGGACCATCTGCTGGAAGAGGCGCTGCGGAGTGGGATGGTTTTGAAGAGTGTGTTTGTGAGTGAGCGGCGAGCGGTGCCTAGGATTGTGCCGCGTGGGGTGGAGGTTCTGCGGGTCACGGATGAGGTGTTTGGGAGTGTGGTGGAGACGCAGTCGCCGCAGGGAGTGGCGGCTTTGATGGTGCCTCCGGTGAGGACTTTGGCGGATTTGTTTGATGGCTCGGGGATGGCTCTGATTTTGATTGCGGCGGGAGTGCAGGATCCGGGGAATCTGGGGACGCTGGTACGGTCGGCCGAGGCGTTTGGGGCTGGTGGTGTTTTGACTACGGCGGGCACTGTGAGTGCGTGGAATCAGAAGGCGCTGCGAGCTAGTGTGGGGAGTGTGTTTCGTGTGCCGGTGGTTGGGGTGACGGCTGCGGAGGTCGCAGAGTTAAAGGGCCGTGGTGTTCGGTTGATTGCGGCTGTGGGGGCGGAGGACTCTGGTGTGATTGCGGCGCAGGAGATGGATTTTATTTCGGCTTGTGCGGTGATGATTGGGAATGAAGGCAGCGGGTTGGCGGCGGAGTGGATCGAGATGTGCGATGCGCGGGTGACGATTCCCTGCCCTGGGCCGGTGGAGAGTTTGAATGCGGCGGTGGCGGGGTCGTTGTTGTTGTATGAGGCTTCGAGGCAACGAACTGGGGGCAGCGGGCAAGACAAAAAACAAAAGCGAAATACAGGGATCCTTCGCTCCGCTCAGGATGACGACTTCCAGGTAGGTGACGGCATCGACGTTGAGGACGGCATCAAAGAAAGGGCGATGACGGAAGCGACTTTGAAGCAGGTGGGTGAATGA
- a CDS encoding TlyA family RNA methyltransferase, whose product MSNPTPPQRNKSPKHRIDKLLVDQGHAASRERAQALILAGRVLVDEQRIDKPGTPVSSDAVIRLLGSDLKYVSRGGLKLERALAHWSIDLTNLPCVDIGASTGGFTDCMLQSGAATVLAVDTGYGQIAQKLRDDPRVTLRERTNARLLTPGELLTPNQSTPSFIAMDVSFISATLVLPAVLAALSTPTQPWQGTAVILVKPQFEAGRANIGKGGIVRDPDARQAAIERVRDCVLEQHGTAINLIDSPILGMEGNHEYLLHARFL is encoded by the coding sequence ATGAGCAATCCCACCCCACCCCAACGCAACAAATCACCAAAGCACCGCATCGACAAGCTTCTCGTCGATCAAGGCCACGCTGCCTCTCGCGAACGCGCCCAAGCTCTCATTCTCGCCGGCCGCGTCCTCGTCGACGAGCAGCGTATTGACAAACCAGGCACCCCCGTCTCATCCGACGCCGTCATTCGCCTCCTCGGCTCCGATCTCAAATACGTCAGCCGCGGCGGCCTCAAGCTCGAGCGCGCCCTCGCCCACTGGTCCATCGACCTCACCAACTTACCCTGCGTCGACATCGGCGCCTCCACCGGCGGCTTTACCGACTGCATGCTGCAATCCGGCGCAGCCACAGTCCTAGCCGTAGACACCGGCTACGGCCAGATCGCTCAAAAACTCCGCGACGACCCACGCGTCACCCTCCGCGAGCGCACCAACGCCCGTCTCCTCACCCCCGGCGAACTCCTCACACCCAACCAATCCACCCCATCGTTCATCGCAATGGACGTCTCCTTCATCTCCGCGACGCTCGTTCTCCCCGCCGTATTGGCAGCCCTCAGCACTCCCACTCAGCCCTGGCAAGGCACCGCAGTCATCTTAGTCAAGCCGCAGTTCGAAGCCGGCCGCGCCAACATCGGCAAGGGCGGCATCGTCCGCGACCCCGACGCACGCCAAGCCGCAATCGAACGCGTCCGCGACTGCGTGCTCGAGCAGCACGGCACCGCCATCAATCTCATCGACTCGCCCATCCTGGGCATGGAGGGCAACCACGAGTACCTCCTCCATGCCCGCTTCCTCTAG
- a CDS encoding YdcF family protein, whose amino-acid sequence MPQSNLRSRDTTRSLVLRRLFALFLLVVTIWCVWVYEQIDTVASQDNAQPADAIAVFGAAEYSGHPSPVLHARLDHAVELYRKQIAPLVITLGGGTDKDSGNTEGGVGRDYLLANGIPFANIIAETRSIDTEQQVHRLAAIAHENNLHHIVVVSDGTHLFRIRKLCEDAGLDVYTSPRPLLGHISNYDLFMRYVHEIISYTALRLNVNEGFLHSWLEGKPEV is encoded by the coding sequence GTGCCTCAATCCAATCTGCGCAGCCGGGACACCACGCGGAGCCTCGTCTTGCGCCGTCTCTTCGCGCTTTTTCTCTTAGTCGTCACCATATGGTGCGTCTGGGTCTACGAGCAGATCGACACCGTCGCCAGCCAGGACAACGCCCAACCCGCCGACGCCATCGCCGTCTTCGGCGCAGCCGAGTACTCCGGCCACCCCTCGCCCGTCCTCCACGCCCGCCTCGACCACGCCGTCGAGCTCTACCGCAAACAAATAGCCCCCCTCGTCATCACCCTCGGCGGCGGCACCGACAAAGATTCCGGCAACACCGAAGGCGGAGTCGGCCGCGACTACCTCCTCGCTAACGGCATTCCCTTCGCCAACATCATCGCCGAGACCCGCTCCATCGACACCGAACAACAAGTCCACCGTCTCGCCGCCATCGCCCACGAAAACAATCTCCACCACATCGTCGTCGTCTCCGACGGCACCCATCTCTTCCGCATCCGCAAGCTGTGCGAAGACGCCGGCCTCGATGTCTACACCTCACCCCGCCCCCTGCTCGGCCACATCAGCAACTACGACCTCTTCATGCGCTACGTGCACGAGATCATCAGCTACACCGCCCTCCGCCTCAATGTCAACGAAGGCTTCCTGCACAGCTGGCTCGAAGGCAAACCCGAAGTCTAG
- a CDS encoding anti-sigma factor → MSEPRRITSEDLALFAMQLLPPEEMAEVAAYVEQSEDARRELAEIQGDLAAYAHTVDMQSPSAQARERLMKQVAREKKAIPIDRPVETATSTVANEGVAASEGFGRGAGSIYSSEEELPKRGFAGKVLPWVGWAVAAGLSLVAGDLYKQRETLRSAVTEQAGRIDHLTADEAAARQVLDAMTDSTAQRVTLNVKGAPPAVPQGRATYVASKGTLIFTATNLAPLQPTKTYELWLIPATGQNPIAAGTFRPDTRGNASVILPPLPKGVEAKAFGVTVEDEGGATTPTLPIILVGAAG, encoded by the coding sequence ATGAGCGAGCCACGGCGTATCACATCAGAAGATCTGGCGTTGTTTGCCATGCAGCTGCTTCCACCGGAAGAGATGGCTGAAGTTGCCGCCTACGTGGAGCAGTCCGAGGACGCACGGCGAGAGTTGGCGGAGATTCAGGGCGACCTTGCGGCGTATGCACATACGGTGGATATGCAGTCGCCGTCTGCACAGGCGCGCGAGCGGTTGATGAAGCAGGTAGCGCGTGAGAAAAAGGCGATTCCGATCGATCGACCTGTTGAGACCGCGACTTCAACAGTTGCGAATGAAGGCGTCGCTGCGAGTGAAGGCTTTGGACGCGGTGCGGGAAGCATCTACTCGAGCGAGGAGGAGCTGCCGAAGCGCGGATTTGCGGGCAAGGTATTGCCGTGGGTCGGCTGGGCGGTTGCTGCCGGTCTGTCTTTAGTTGCGGGCGATCTTTATAAGCAACGCGAGACACTGCGAAGCGCTGTAACCGAGCAGGCAGGCAGGATCGACCACCTGACCGCGGATGAGGCGGCGGCGCGACAGGTTCTCGACGCGATGACCGACAGTACGGCGCAGCGAGTGACTTTGAATGTGAAGGGAGCGCCACCGGCTGTTCCGCAGGGGAGAGCCACCTATGTTGCCAGCAAGGGAACGTTGATCTTTACAGCGACGAACCTGGCGCCGCTGCAGCCGACGAAGACATATGAGCTTTGGCTGATTCCGGCCACGGGACAGAATCCGATTGCAGCGGGAACCTTCCGCCCGGATACGCGCGGGAATGCCAGCGTGATTCTGCCGCCGCTACCGAAGGGCGTAGAAGCGAAGGCTTTCGGCGTGACGGTAGAGGACGAAGGCGGAGCGACGACACCGACTCTGCCGATTATTCTGGTGGGAGCTGCCGGATAA
- a CDS encoding DUF92 domain-containing protein, producing the protein MSKEIQGGAIDTHWGKAIPRARDRMQSRWLVVVVVPALVLGAVGTCFEAAMTGAVGSLLFPLVFSVVFAGVVLALRSATPPAAGVGLLVCLILALAVRGPAGLLARPALSALIALFVLTFAATRYGRKKKEARGLAEARSGRRASQVVANLGVAALCASVGWYGGCLAALAEATADTVSSEVGQALGGPTWLITKFRRVPAGRDGGVSVGGTLAGMLGAGLVAMAGLSGLARWRDGVVVFVCACAGLAFDSLLGASVEERGWLGNDLVNFCSTLFAAGVAWLWL; encoded by the coding sequence ATGAGCAAGGAAATACAAGGGGGCGCGATAGATACGCACTGGGGGAAGGCGATTCCGCGGGCGCGGGACCGGATGCAGTCCAGATGGCTGGTTGTGGTAGTGGTGCCTGCGCTGGTGCTGGGGGCGGTGGGAACTTGTTTCGAGGCGGCGATGACGGGTGCGGTGGGGTCGCTTCTCTTCCCTCTTGTGTTTAGCGTGGTGTTTGCGGGGGTGGTGTTGGCGCTGCGGTCGGCGACGCCGCCGGCGGCGGGGGTGGGACTGCTGGTGTGCCTGATCCTGGCTCTGGCGGTGAGGGGGCCAGCGGGGTTGCTTGCGAGGCCGGCGCTGTCTGCTTTGATTGCTTTGTTTGTGCTCACCTTCGCTGCAACCCGGTATGGGAGGAAGAAGAAAGAGGCTCGGGGGCTGGCTGAGGCTCGGAGTGGACGGAGGGCGTCGCAGGTGGTGGCCAACCTTGGGGTGGCGGCCCTGTGCGCTTCGGTGGGATGGTATGGCGGATGTCTGGCGGCGCTGGCGGAGGCTACAGCGGATACCGTGTCATCGGAGGTTGGGCAGGCGTTGGGTGGGCCGACCTGGTTGATCACGAAGTTTAGACGGGTGCCCGCGGGAAGAGACGGGGGCGTGAGCGTGGGTGGGACTTTGGCTGGAATGTTGGGTGCGGGTTTGGTGGCGATGGCGGGATTGTCGGGACTTGCGCGGTGGAGGGATGGTGTGGTGGTGTTCGTCTGTGCTTGTGCGGGGCTGGCGTTTGACAGCCTGCTGGGGGCTTCGGTGGAAGAGCGGGGATGGCTGGGGAATGATTTGGTTAATTTTTGCTCGACGTTGTTTGCGGCAGGGGTGGCTTGGTTGTGGCTGTGA
- a CDS encoding AsmA family protein, with amino-acid sequence MGKPVRLVLIAVGAVLALIVLAAICVPLFLNTDSFKAKIESTLTKSLGRKVTIAKVDLSVLSGSLKAENAVVADDPRFSTQPFIQADTLKIGVELFPLIFSKQVIIRGFSMQSPKIQLLRAANGTWNYSTIGNSSAQTSQSDETKQAFPNLTVGEVNIENGRITVGAGPGTSGAASATSRVYENVNLKVKDFAFTKSFPFEASAGLPAGGTVELKGSAGPINQQDASATPFSGHLEVKHLDPLAAGFVEASDGVTGTIDNLVLDAAWSGTQMHVTKLLVDTPKLTLVQSSGPKQVKPKDPNAEGASMLNSLSVDDAQIKNGTITLATAGKQGTAVYSQVNAQVTNLSPKSASPFSLSGQLPNGGSVAANGTAGPFNQENNASTPLNATVSLKHVEIGSAGFAPPDAGISGVADVQAKIQSNGQTLNAQGAATVVGIKLAKDGVPSAKPVQLQFTMAQNEQAMSGTIQQAVITIGSAVINVAGTYQSSGPTTALNLKVVGNGVSINELEAFLPALGVHLPSGSRLQGGTLTTDLAVTGTTATPVISGPVRINNTQLAGFDLGSKLQALSSFTGGRITSATGSGTNIRSLSMNVREEGGNIRTDNIALDVAGVGTATGAGSVSAGGALAYNVVLKLTGLSVGGGGTQQASSGGGAAGALGALSGFIPGGSAGGAALGGVAGSVLKNGIPVAIGGTTSNPTFSPNVAGLAGAVGANAAKGLLGGATGQKKGNAADPLSNALGGLLGKH; translated from the coding sequence ATGGGAAAACCGGTTCGGTTGGTCCTGATTGCGGTGGGTGCCGTTCTGGCGCTGATCGTCCTTGCGGCAATTTGTGTGCCGCTGTTCCTCAACACGGATAGCTTCAAGGCAAAGATTGAGTCGACGCTGACGAAGTCGCTGGGGCGGAAGGTGACGATTGCGAAGGTGGACCTGTCGGTGTTGTCGGGGAGCCTGAAGGCGGAGAATGCAGTGGTCGCCGATGATCCGCGGTTCAGCACGCAGCCATTTATACAGGCGGATACGTTGAAGATTGGGGTGGAGCTGTTTCCCTTGATCTTCAGTAAGCAGGTGATTATTCGCGGGTTTTCGATGCAGTCGCCGAAGATACAACTGTTGCGGGCGGCGAATGGGACCTGGAACTACTCGACGATTGGGAATAGCAGCGCACAGACTTCTCAGAGTGATGAGACAAAGCAGGCGTTTCCGAATCTGACGGTGGGTGAGGTGAATATTGAGAATGGGCGGATTACTGTGGGTGCTGGCCCGGGAACGAGTGGGGCGGCTAGTGCGACGAGTCGTGTTTATGAAAATGTGAATTTGAAGGTGAAGGATTTTGCGTTTACGAAGTCGTTTCCGTTTGAGGCTTCGGCTGGTTTGCCTGCGGGCGGGACGGTGGAGCTGAAGGGTTCGGCGGGACCGATCAATCAGCAGGATGCTTCGGCTACGCCTTTTTCGGGGCATCTTGAGGTGAAGCATCTCGATCCGCTGGCGGCGGGATTTGTGGAGGCGTCCGATGGCGTGACCGGGACGATCGATAATTTGGTGCTGGATGCGGCTTGGAGTGGGACGCAGATGCACGTGACGAAACTGCTGGTGGATACTCCGAAGCTGACGCTGGTGCAGAGTAGTGGGCCGAAACAGGTGAAGCCGAAGGATCCGAATGCGGAGGGGGCGTCGATGTTGAATAGCCTTTCCGTGGACGATGCGCAGATAAAGAATGGAACGATTACGCTGGCGACGGCGGGCAAACAAGGGACCGCGGTGTATAGCCAGGTGAACGCGCAGGTGACGAATCTGTCTCCGAAGAGTGCTTCGCCGTTTAGTTTGAGCGGACAGCTGCCGAATGGCGGGAGCGTGGCTGCGAATGGAACGGCTGGTCCGTTCAACCAGGAGAATAATGCGAGCACTCCGCTGAATGCGACGGTGAGTCTGAAGCATGTTGAGATTGGCTCGGCTGGGTTTGCGCCTCCGGATGCGGGGATTAGCGGCGTGGCGGATGTGCAGGCTAAGATTCAGTCGAATGGGCAGACGTTGAATGCGCAGGGTGCTGCGACGGTTGTGGGGATTAAGCTGGCGAAGGATGGTGTGCCTTCTGCGAAGCCAGTGCAGTTGCAGTTCACGATGGCGCAGAATGAACAGGCTATGAGCGGCACGATACAGCAGGCGGTGATTACGATTGGCAGCGCGGTGATCAACGTTGCGGGAACGTATCAGTCGAGTGGGCCGACTACGGCGTTGAACCTGAAGGTGGTTGGGAACGGCGTTTCGATCAATGAGCTGGAGGCGTTTCTGCCGGCGCTGGGAGTGCATCTACCGTCGGGCTCGCGGCTGCAGGGAGGGACGCTGACGACAGATCTGGCGGTGACCGGGACGACGGCTACTCCCGTGATAAGTGGGCCGGTGAGGATTAATAATACGCAGCTTGCGGGGTTCGATCTGGGATCGAAGCTGCAGGCGCTTTCTTCGTTTACGGGAGGACGGATTACATCTGCAACTGGATCAGGCACAAATATTCGCTCGTTGAGTATGAATGTGCGTGAGGAGGGCGGGAATATCCGGACGGATAATATTGCGCTGGATGTTGCGGGAGTGGGGACAGCCACGGGCGCAGGGAGCGTGAGCGCTGGTGGTGCGTTGGCCTATAACGTGGTGCTGAAGCTTACGGGGTTGTCTGTGGGTGGAGGAGGGACACAGCAGGCTAGCTCGGGCGGTGGCGCGGCAGGGGCGCTTGGTGCGCTGTCTGGGTTTATTCCGGGGGGGAGTGCAGGCGGTGCGGCGCTGGGAGGAGTTGCGGGGAGTGTGCTGAAGAATGGAATCCCGGTGGCGATTGGGGGGACTACGAGCAATCCTACGTTTAGCCCGAATGTCGCGGGGCTTGCTGGGGCGGTGGGAGCGAATGCGGCGAAGGGGCTGCTTGGTGGCGCGACCGGGCAGAAGAAGGGGAACGCTGCTGATCCTCTGAGCAATGCTTTGGGTGGTTTGCTTGGGAAGCACTAG
- a CDS encoding YncE family protein, which yields MHLAAIEAKGTTQSRSHQNPVRPRAHVLRSKLSLAAILAVLAPGLGLISGCGNNYRPVVSAINPVGPAAQPQKFAVAISSTGTPANPTPGLLTFVDFSGDTILITANVGVDPYYLILNGGNTTTTSTSGTTVASTASLGFTLNSDHTFTSFDIDTTLLTSQILQTTLLPGANPVAILPAGISTFVTDPTINPGQGNISQFTGTPLALRQQLNPAPPIAPCPASTPFTPVYTVGIPNAPRVYAISKPVGSGCVGQVSTIETSSNTIDPTALPVGLNPVYGVMSGDGKRAFILNQGDGTVSVINVQTNALDIVPTTPPGTTNPIALCIAPACTNPATVNPLWADFAPVRNELLVANAGDGVNPGSLSVISIPLCSATAQVGNPNCDLTNPVDAIGFGTVVATVPVGVNPVMVGVLQDTGNSRAYVINSGNPNLPCAAPGAAVTAATTTCSVSVINLSTNTVTATIPLPLSISTNASTPAKNGHPNYIAVTSGTPTGKVYVVSPDSNFMTVIRTDIDVIDTTVALQGAGVAVRITQP from the coding sequence TTGCACTTAGCAGCCATTGAAGCAAAAGGAACCACCCAGTCGCGGTCACACCAGAACCCGGTTCGGCCTCGAGCCCACGTCCTCCGGTCTAAACTCAGCCTCGCAGCGATTCTCGCCGTTCTGGCACCGGGTCTGGGATTGATCAGCGGTTGCGGCAACAACTACCGCCCCGTCGTCAGCGCCATCAACCCTGTCGGTCCCGCCGCCCAGCCGCAAAAGTTTGCTGTGGCGATCTCCAGCACCGGCACACCGGCCAATCCCACCCCGGGCCTACTGACCTTCGTCGATTTCTCAGGTGACACAATCCTCATCACAGCCAACGTGGGCGTGGACCCCTATTACCTCATCCTCAATGGCGGCAACACCACCACCACCTCCACCAGCGGCACCACGGTCGCCTCTACCGCCAGCCTCGGCTTCACGCTCAACAGCGACCACACCTTCACCAGCTTCGACATCGACACCACCCTGCTCACCAGTCAGATCCTCCAGACCACGCTCCTCCCCGGCGCCAATCCTGTTGCGATCCTTCCCGCCGGCATCAGCACCTTCGTCACCGACCCCACCATCAACCCCGGCCAGGGCAACATCTCCCAGTTCACCGGCACTCCCCTCGCCCTGCGCCAACAGCTCAATCCAGCTCCCCCAATCGCTCCCTGCCCGGCTTCGACGCCCTTCACTCCCGTCTACACCGTCGGTATCCCCAATGCTCCACGGGTATACGCCATCAGTAAGCCCGTCGGTAGCGGCTGCGTAGGTCAAGTCTCCACCATCGAAACCTCGAGCAATACCATCGACCCCACCGCGCTTCCCGTCGGTCTGAACCCCGTCTACGGCGTCATGAGCGGCGACGGCAAACGTGCGTTCATCCTGAACCAGGGCGACGGCACAGTCTCGGTGATTAACGTACAAACCAACGCGCTCGATATCGTTCCCACAACTCCCCCAGGCACCACGAACCCGATCGCACTCTGCATCGCCCCAGCATGTACCAACCCCGCGACCGTCAACCCGCTCTGGGCAGACTTCGCCCCGGTCCGCAATGAGCTGCTCGTCGCAAATGCAGGCGATGGCGTCAATCCAGGCTCGCTCAGCGTCATCAGCATCCCACTCTGTTCGGCAACCGCTCAGGTCGGCAATCCAAACTGCGATCTCACCAATCCCGTCGACGCGATAGGCTTCGGCACCGTCGTCGCAACTGTCCCTGTCGGTGTAAATCCCGTCATGGTAGGTGTCCTGCAAGATACTGGCAACAGCCGCGCCTACGTCATCAACAGCGGCAATCCAAATCTGCCCTGCGCCGCACCGGGTGCCGCAGTCACAGCCGCCACCACCACTTGCTCCGTCTCCGTCATTAACCTCAGCACCAATACGGTCACGGCTACCATCCCACTTCCTCTCAGCATCAGCACCAACGCATCCACACCGGCTAAGAACGGTCATCCGAACTACATCGCCGTCACCAGTGGCACTCCCACCGGCAAGGTCTACGTCGTCTCGCCGGACTCCAACTTCATGACCGTTATCCGGACCGATATCGACGTCATAGACACCACCGTCGCGTTGCAGGGTGCCGGCGTCGCCGTTCGTATCACGCAACCCTAA
- a CDS encoding RNA polymerase sigma factor: MYRETGLVNSPPPSGQDDAALLALVQRGDEYAMAALFDRYSKIVYSVALRVLRDPAAAEDVLQEVFMQIWRNPDGFVATRGSLGGWLAVVSRNRSIDALRRKRPTESVDDVALASNYNLADEAERNSLMEKAREVIHLLPVEQRKTLEMAFFDGLTHSEIAEMTGDPLGTVKTRIRSALTSLRKAFPA, translated from the coding sequence ATGTACAGAGAAACGGGACTCGTGAATTCACCACCGCCCTCGGGGCAGGACGACGCTGCCCTGCTTGCCCTTGTGCAGAGGGGGGACGAGTACGCTATGGCGGCGCTGTTCGACCGCTATTCGAAGATTGTGTACTCGGTCGCGCTAAGGGTCCTGAGAGATCCTGCGGCGGCGGAAGACGTCCTACAGGAAGTATTCATGCAGATCTGGCGCAACCCTGATGGTTTTGTAGCAACTCGCGGTAGCCTTGGCGGCTGGCTCGCAGTGGTATCGAGAAATCGGTCGATCGATGCGCTTCGTAGAAAACGGCCTACTGAGTCAGTCGACGATGTGGCGCTGGCTTCGAACTACAATCTTGCGGACGAAGCGGAACGAAACAGTTTGATGGAGAAGGCGCGGGAGGTCATTCACCTGCTGCCGGTGGAGCAGCGGAAGACGCTGGAGATGGCATTTTTCGATGGGTTGACGCACTCCGAGATTGCGGAGATGACGGGCGATCCACTAGGGACTGTTAAGACAAGAATCCGCAGCGCGCTGACCTCGCTGAGAAAGGCGTTCCCAGCATGA